A single genomic interval of Xiphophorus couchianus chromosome 2, X_couchianus-1.0, whole genome shotgun sequence harbors:
- the hbp1 gene encoding HMG box-containing protein 1, which produces MDESFDPLKCNEDLLSSPGCHMEYDDMPELQEVEEDQRSQGLFQVGAVSHQELGCSPNTNWLAELANIATSPQSPLLKDVPHKRSSPVHIFGNSNSLHSYARPPLASSAPSPSRGHLRERRRVRASSESESGVFSMSSSFSDDEDMAWSHSWPSTAWHCFLKGTRLRFHRGPNVEWQEADELGDSDDDSDDENMSQSSFSTKRFGSDGLKLVNHEDTVSFGQAALKLTFDPGSPEKGLLTAECRLDHPFFVKNKGWSSFYPSLTVVHHGIPCYEMQLGDVCLPPNHPDAINCDDSVVFDTFRSYDFTPLDSSAVYVLSSMARLRRASLSSGGAVSPDCDKLERSCSPQSSSSKSHRSHLSGTASGATPTKCKRPMNAFMLFAKKYRVEYTQMYPGKDNRAISVILGDKWKKMKNEERRMYTMEAKALAEEQKRLNPDCWKRKRTNSGSQQT; this is translated from the exons ATGGACGAGTCGTTTGATCCACTCAAGTGTAACGAGGACCTGCTTTCCTCACCTGGTTGCCACATGGAATACG ACGACATGCCTGAACtgcaggaggtggaggaagacCAGAGGTCTCAGGGCTTATTTCAGGTCGGAGCCGTGTCCCATCAGGAGCTCGGCTGCTCCCCTAACACCAACTGGCTCGCCGAGTTAGCCAACATCGCCACCAGTCCCCAGAGCCCTCTGCTGAAGGACGTGCCACACAAGAG ATCATCTCCAGTTCACATCTTTGGCAACAGTAACAGTTTACATTCCTATGCCCGGCCTCCGTTAGCCAGCAGCGCGCCCAGCCCTTCCAGAGGCCACCTCAGGGAGCGCAGACGCGTCAGG GCCAGCAGTGAATCAGAGTCCGGGGTTTTCTCCATGTCCTCGTCGTTTTCTGATGACGAAGACATGGCGTGGTCTCATTCCTGGCCGTCCACAGCCTGGCACTGCTTCCTAAAAG GAACCCGCCTGCGCTTCCACCGAGGTCCGAATGTGGAATGGCAAGAAGCTGATGAGCTGGGGGATTCGGATGACGACTCTGATGATGAAAACATGTCACAGTCCTCATTCTCAACCAAA AGATTTGGTTCAGATGGACTTAAACTCGTAAACCATGAAGATACAGTATCCTTTGGCCAGGCTGCGCTcaagctgacctttgaccccggGTCCCCAGAAAAAGGTCTCCTCACAGCCGAATGCAGATTGGATCACCCGTTTTTTGTCAAGAACAAAG GGTGGTCTTCCTTTTACCCAAGCCTTACCGTGGTGCACCATGGGATTCCTTGCTACGAGATGCAGCTGGGGGATGTGTGCCTGCCACCAAACCACCCAGATGCCATCAACTGTGACGACTCGGTTGTCTTTGACACTTTCAGAAG ctaTGACTTCACCCCACTAGATTCCTCAGCAGTCTACGTTCTCAGCAGCATGGCGCGTCTGCGCAGAGCCTCCCTGTCCAGCGGGGGCGCCGTCAGTCCAGACTGCGATAAGCTGGAGCGCTCTTGCTCCCCACAATCCTCCAGCAGCAAATCCCACCGGAGCCACCTCTCAGGGACAGCCAGCGGTGCCACGCCTACGAAATGCAAGCGGCCAATGAATGCCTTCATGCTCTTTGCCAAGAAGTACAGAGTGGAGTACACGCAGATGTATCCCGGAAAGGACAACAG AGCCATCAGTGTCATCCTTGGtgacaaatggaagaaaatgaagaatgAGGAGAGGAGGATGTATACC